The Primulina tabacum isolate GXHZ01 chromosome 16, ASM2559414v2, whole genome shotgun sequence genome window below encodes:
- the LOC142529154 gene encoding uncharacterized protein LOC142529154 codes for MPNLSSSTPYVCGDCQKDKQTRVSHHMLPHFGTTRCLELLHMDLMGPVEVESFGDLKKKTAEDNVEDLLEIPIILENADVAPEVATPSTTLDTEVTEADDKTNNDDDAVDDGQNIPSKIQKNHPSSQIIGSMHKGVQTRKKEKVDYRKMAGLICMSSLYSQIE; via the exons ATGCCTAACCTATCATCTAGTACACCATATGTTTGTGGAGACTGTCAAAAGGATAAGCAAACTCGCGTGTCACATCATATGTTGCCCcactttgggacaacacgtTGCCTCGAATTGCtacacatggatcttatgggtcctgTGGAAGTGGAAAGTtttggag atttgaaaaagaaaacagcTGAAGATAATGTGGAAGACCTACTGGAAATTCCAATCATACTGGAAAATGCAGATGTTGCTCCAGAAGTTGCAACACCTAGCACAACACTTGACACTGAAGTCACTGAAGCTGATGACAAAACGAATAACGATGATGACGCAGTAGATGATGGACAGAATATTCCAagtaaaattcagaaaaatcatccatcatctcaaataattggaaGTATGCATAAAGGTGTCCAAActcgaaagaaagaaaaagtggaTTACCGAAAGATGGCTGGACTTATTTGCATGAGCTCCTTATACTCACAGATTGAGTGA